One window from the genome of Bacillus weihaiensis encodes:
- a CDS encoding acetate uptake transporter — translation MTNQNTHQVKVTVADPSALGLFGLAMVTLVASSQKLGLTDGVAFILPWAFFLGGLAQLIASFLDAKHNNTFGTTAFAAFGLFWFGVGMSWLIQLGAFGEALAANADPRQLGIAFIGYLIFSVFMTIGAMETHKVLFFIFVFIDFLFIGLSLSTLGVMPEATHMIAAIAELCIALLSFYGSAAAVLNVHFGKVVLPVGKPFGIFVK, via the coding sequence ATGACGAATCAAAATACACATCAAGTAAAAGTAACAGTAGCGGATCCATCTGCACTTGGTCTTTTTGGATTAGCGATGGTGACACTAGTTGCTTCATCACAGAAATTAGGCTTAACAGACGGAGTAGCATTCATTCTACCTTGGGCATTCTTTTTAGGTGGACTGGCTCAATTAATTGCGAGCTTTTTAGATGCTAAACATAATAATACATTTGGTACAACAGCGTTTGCTGCATTTGGTTTGTTCTGGTTTGGTGTTGGGATGTCTTGGTTAATTCAATTAGGTGCATTCGGTGAGGCATTGGCAGCTAATGCAGATCCTAGACAGCTAGGTATTGCGTTTATCGGTTATTTGATTTTTAGTGTGTTCATGACTATTGGTGCGATGGAAACACATAAGGTATTATTTTTTATTTTTGTTTTTATTGATTTCTTATTTATTGGTTTATCCTTAAGTACGTTAGGTGTAATGCCTGAAGCAACCCACATGATTGCAGCGATCGCTGAGCTTTGTATTGCCTTATTATCTTTCTATGGCTCTGCAGCAGCGGTATTAAATGTTCACTTTGGTAAGGTTGTTCTTCCGGTAGGAAAACCATTTGGAATTTTTGTAAAGTGA
- a CDS encoding ornithine--oxo-acid transaminase: protein MKTVSKQVIDQTEQYGANNYHPLPIVISEAEGIWVEDPEGNRYLDMLSAYSAVNQGHRHPKIIQALKDQADKVTLTSRAFHNDQLGPWYEKITKMTKKEMALPMNTGAEAVETAIKAVRRWGYQVKGIADNQAEIIACVGNFHGRTMTAVSLSSDDEYRKGFGPMLPGIKLIPYGDLEALKNAITPNTAGFLFEPIQGEAGIVIPREGFIKEAFKVCKDNNVLFIADEIQAGLARSGKLFACDWEEVIPDMYILGKALGGGVFPISCVVANKDILGVFNPGSHGSTFGGNPLACAVSLASLEVIEDENLVERSLELGAYFQERLKEINNPVIKEVRGRGLFIGVELTKPARSYCEALKEKGLLCKETHDTVIRFAPPLVISREDLDWAIDRIKEVLA from the coding sequence GTGAAAACAGTATCTAAACAAGTTATTGATCAAACAGAACAGTATGGTGCCAACAACTATCATCCGCTACCAATCGTGATTTCAGAGGCAGAAGGTATTTGGGTGGAGGATCCTGAGGGGAACCGCTACTTAGATATGCTTAGTGCGTACTCAGCGGTTAACCAAGGTCATCGCCATCCAAAAATCATCCAAGCATTGAAGGATCAAGCTGACAAAGTCACACTAACTTCCCGTGCCTTTCATAATGATCAGCTCGGACCTTGGTATGAGAAAATCACTAAAATGACGAAAAAAGAAATGGCTCTTCCGATGAATACAGGTGCTGAAGCTGTTGAAACAGCTATTAAAGCGGTAAGACGTTGGGGTTATCAAGTAAAAGGAATTGCAGATAATCAAGCTGAAATAATTGCATGTGTTGGGAATTTCCATGGACGTACGATGACGGCTGTTTCTCTTTCATCAGATGATGAGTACCGTAAAGGCTTCGGGCCAATGCTTCCAGGGATTAAGCTTATTCCATATGGTGACTTAGAGGCTTTGAAAAATGCCATTACACCTAACACAGCAGGCTTCTTATTTGAACCGATTCAAGGTGAAGCAGGCATTGTAATCCCAAGAGAAGGATTTATTAAAGAAGCGTTCAAGGTATGTAAAGATAATAATGTTCTTTTTATAGCAGATGAAATTCAAGCGGGACTTGCTCGTTCTGGTAAGCTGTTTGCCTGTGATTGGGAAGAGGTTATACCTGATATGTATATTCTAGGAAAAGCATTAGGTGGAGGTGTATTCCCAATTTCATGTGTTGTTGCAAATAAAGACATTCTTGGTGTGTTTAATCCTGGATCACATGGTTCAACATTTGGAGGTAATCCACTTGCTTGTGCTGTTTCTCTTGCATCCTTAGAAGTAATTGAAGATGAAAACCTTGTGGAACGTTCACTTGAATTAGGTGCGTATTTCCAAGAACGCTTAAAGGAGATAAATAATCCGGTTATAAAAGAAGTGCGTGGAAGAGGGTTATTTATCGGTGTTGAATTAACTAAACCTGCACGTAGCTATTGTGAAGCCTTAAAAGAAAAAGGATTACTGTGTAAGGAAACACATGACACTGTTATTCGTTTTGCACCACCGCTAGTTATTTCAAGAGAAGATTTAGATTGGGCAATTGACCGAATTAAAGAGGTATTGGCTTAA
- a CDS encoding lactonase family protein, translating to MPRKGILYLSIFKGYIGTYTKGDSEGVYSFTFDTESKKIQQIKPVATIENPTYVNISQDNNYLYAVLKDGSQGGVATYSIDEQTGNLTEINRQLLDGTSPCHVSVDESNTQVVTANYHLGTIVSHLVNEDSSLTPAQSVSQHIGSGPHERQEKPHAHYSGFTLDGRFVVAVDLGTDQVITYKTNDGKLEEVSSLSVKSGSGPRHITFHPNGKYAYVMTELSNEVISLEYNSETGSFTELQYIATIPADFTENSQGSAIHISSDGQFVYAGNRGHDSIASYSVNNETGELTFIEYTSTEGHWPRDFALDPTENFLLASNQESSNLVLFSRDKKTGKLTLLDSSITVPDPVCIKFLHVK from the coding sequence ATGCCTAGAAAGGGGATATTATACTTGTCTATATTTAAAGGATATATCGGTACATACACAAAAGGTGACAGTGAAGGAGTTTATAGCTTTACATTTGATACTGAATCTAAAAAAATTCAGCAAATAAAGCCTGTTGCAACAATAGAAAACCCTACATATGTAAACATTAGTCAGGATAACAACTATTTATATGCCGTTCTAAAGGATGGCTCCCAAGGTGGAGTCGCTACTTACTCTATTGACGAACAAACCGGCAATCTAACTGAAATCAATCGTCAATTATTAGATGGCACATCTCCATGTCATGTTAGTGTCGATGAGTCAAACACTCAAGTCGTTACAGCGAATTATCACTTAGGAACTATTGTTTCACATCTCGTTAATGAAGATTCTTCTTTAACTCCAGCACAATCTGTAAGCCAGCATATAGGAAGTGGTCCGCACGAAAGACAAGAAAAGCCACATGCTCATTACTCAGGCTTTACACTTGACGGTAGATTTGTTGTTGCCGTTGATTTAGGAACAGATCAGGTCATTACCTATAAAACGAATGACGGTAAGCTAGAAGAAGTCAGCTCACTATCCGTAAAATCCGGCAGTGGCCCAAGACACATAACATTTCATCCCAATGGAAAATACGCGTATGTAATGACAGAGCTAAGCAACGAAGTCATTTCCCTAGAATACAATTCAGAAACTGGTTCATTTACTGAGCTACAATACATAGCGACGATTCCAGCGGATTTTACTGAAAATAGCCAAGGAAGTGCCATTCACATTTCTTCTGACGGACAATTTGTTTATGCTGGAAATCGAGGTCATGATAGCATTGCGAGCTACTCAGTGAACAATGAAACTGGCGAACTTACGTTCATAGAGTATACATCGACAGAAGGACATTGGCCTCGTGATTTCGCATTAGATCCAACAGAAAACTTCTTACTTGCATCTAATCAAGAAAGCAGCAATCTTGTTCTCTTCTCAAGAGACAAAAAAACAGGTAAATTAACTTTACTAGATTCTTCTATTACTGTTCCAGACCCTGTTTGCATTAAGTTTTTACACGTTAAATAA
- the rocF gene encoding arginase — translation MKKHISIIGVPMDLGQSRRGVDMGPSAIRYAGVVERLEDLDYEIYDCGDIEIGRRETQEEAGGEKLKHLKAVSEANEKLASSVDEVIEKGSFPLVFGGDHSIAIGTLAGVSKHYHNLGVIWYDAHGDLNTADTSPSGNIHGMPLAVSLGIGHPALTNILDYSPKVKPENIVIIGARSLDEGERVLIREKGIKVYTMHEIDRLGMTKVMEEAIEYLKERTDGVHLSLDLDGLDPSDAPGVGTPVLGGISYRESHLAMEILEESKIITSAEFVEVNPILDHGNKTAGVAVALMGSLFGEKLL, via the coding sequence GTGAAAAAACATATATCAATAATCGGAGTTCCAATGGATTTAGGTCAATCAAGACGTGGAGTTGACATGGGGCCAAGCGCGATACGTTATGCTGGGGTTGTCGAGCGTTTAGAGGATTTAGATTATGAGATTTATGATTGTGGTGATATCGAGATTGGGCGACGTGAAACGCAAGAAGAAGCTGGAGGAGAAAAGTTAAAACATTTGAAAGCGGTATCAGAAGCGAATGAGAAATTAGCTTCTTCTGTCGATGAAGTGATTGAAAAAGGTTCTTTTCCTCTAGTATTCGGTGGTGATCATAGTATAGCAATTGGTACGTTAGCTGGTGTGTCAAAACACTATCATAACTTAGGTGTGATTTGGTACGATGCTCATGGTGACTTAAATACAGCAGACACATCTCCATCAGGTAATATTCATGGAATGCCACTTGCTGTTAGTTTAGGAATCGGACATCCTGCTTTAACGAATATTTTAGATTACTCTCCAAAAGTGAAGCCTGAAAACATTGTCATTATCGGAGCTCGCTCTCTAGATGAAGGGGAACGTGTGTTAATTCGAGAAAAGGGTATAAAAGTATATACCATGCATGAAATTGATCGACTTGGTATGACAAAGGTAATGGAAGAGGCTATTGAATATTTAAAAGAAAGAACAGATGGGGTGCATTTGTCTCTTGATTTAGATGGCTTAGACCCAAGTGACGCTCCTGGAGTAGGTACACCTGTGTTAGGTGGGATTAGTTATCGTGAAAGTCATTTAGCAATGGAGATATTAGAGGAATCAAAAATCATTACATCAGCTGAATTTGTTGAAGTGAATCCTATACTAGACCATGGTAATAAAACAGCAGGGGTTGCTGTAGCGCTCATGGGTTCCTTGTTCGGAGAAAAGCTACTTTAA
- a CDS encoding ABC transporter ATP-binding protein: MLKRFFSYYVPHKKLFILDFSSAIVVALLELAFPLAVQWFIDVLLPTENWTAIVSVSLGLFFIYLLSTFLQFIVNYWGHKLGINIETDMRKQLFQHVQKQSFKFFDNTKTGNVMSRITNDLMDIGELAHHGPEDLFIAIMTFVGAFWIMFTVNVKLALVALIVLPFLGWLMVVSNLKMNKAWRKMYGEIADVNSRVEDSVSGVRVVQSFTNEKFENDRFSINNMKFRKAKLGGYKVMSFSLSGIYMMTRFVTLAVLVVGAWLSYTGQLTYGELVGFVLYINVLFKPIDKISALMELYPKGMAGFKRFTELLDRKPDVVDVKDAIEVESLRGDIAFENVTFGYEDHKVVLNGINLHIHAGETIAFVGPSGAGKTTICTLIPRFYDVNEGAIKIDGMNIRDLTKESLRSQIGIVQQDVFLFTGTLRENIAYGKLDASQEEIEEAARRAHLTTLIESLPHGYETQIGERGLKLSGGQKQRIAIARMFLKNPPILILDEATSALDTETEMIIQQALTELSKNRTTLVIAHRLATIRNADRIVVVTENGIAEEGKHDELIEMGGIFANLHKVQFQK; encoded by the coding sequence ATGCTAAAGCGGTTCTTTTCCTATTATGTACCACACAAGAAATTATTTATTTTAGATTTTAGTAGTGCAATTGTGGTTGCTCTCCTTGAATTAGCTTTTCCGCTTGCAGTGCAATGGTTTATTGATGTTCTTTTGCCAACGGAGAATTGGACTGCTATTGTTTCTGTAAGCTTAGGGTTGTTTTTTATCTACCTGTTAAGTACATTTCTTCAGTTTATCGTCAATTATTGGGGCCATAAGCTTGGGATCAATATTGAAACGGATATGAGGAAACAGCTTTTTCAGCATGTCCAAAAGCAATCATTTAAATTTTTTGATAATACAAAGACTGGGAACGTGATGAGTCGAATTACTAATGATTTAATGGATATTGGCGAGTTAGCCCACCATGGTCCAGAGGATTTATTTATTGCGATTATGACCTTTGTTGGTGCTTTTTGGATAATGTTTACAGTGAACGTGAAGCTAGCACTTGTTGCGCTTATCGTCTTACCGTTTTTAGGGTGGCTAATGGTTGTAAGTAATTTAAAAATGAATAAAGCATGGAGAAAAATGTACGGTGAAATAGCAGATGTGAATTCTCGTGTAGAGGATAGTGTATCTGGAGTTCGTGTTGTCCAATCTTTTACAAATGAAAAATTTGAAAACGACCGATTTTCAATAAATAATATGAAGTTTCGTAAAGCGAAGCTAGGTGGTTATAAGGTGATGTCCTTTAGTTTATCAGGAATCTATATGATGACACGCTTTGTAACATTGGCAGTTCTTGTCGTAGGTGCTTGGTTAAGCTATACTGGCCAGCTTACGTACGGTGAACTAGTCGGGTTTGTTCTTTATATTAATGTATTATTTAAACCGATTGATAAAATTAGTGCCCTTATGGAGCTTTATCCAAAAGGGATGGCTGGGTTTAAAAGATTTACCGAGTTACTTGATCGCAAGCCAGATGTTGTTGATGTAAAGGATGCCATTGAAGTAGAGTCCTTACGTGGTGACATTGCATTTGAAAATGTTACTTTTGGCTATGAAGATCATAAGGTTGTGTTAAATGGCATAAATCTACATATACATGCTGGTGAAACGATTGCATTTGTCGGCCCTTCAGGAGCGGGGAAAACAACGATTTGTACGTTAATTCCTAGATTTTATGATGTGAATGAAGGTGCGATTAAAATTGATGGTATGAACATAAGAGATTTAACAAAAGAATCGTTACGTTCACAAATTGGAATTGTTCAACAGGACGTTTTCCTTTTTACGGGAACTCTCCGTGAGAATATCGCATATGGGAAGCTAGATGCCTCTCAGGAAGAAATTGAAGAAGCTGCGAGAAGAGCGCATTTAACCACTCTAATCGAATCTTTGCCACATGGATATGAGACACAAATTGGTGAAAGAGGCTTGAAGCTTTCTGGAGGTCAAAAGCAACGTATTGCGATTGCTAGAATGTTCTTGAAAAACCCACCAATCTTAATCTTAGATGAAGCTACTTCAGCCTTAGACACCGAAACAGAGATGATCATACAACAAGCATTAACTGAGCTCTCTAAGAATCGTACAACTCTTGTCATCGCTCACAGACTAGCGACAATACGAAATGCAGATCGCATTGTCGTGGTGACAGAGAATGGAATAGCGGAAGAAGGAAAGCATGATGAATTGATTGAAATGGGCGGTATTTTTGCTAACCTGCATAAAGTTCAATTTCAAAAATAG